The following coding sequences lie in one Meles meles chromosome X, mMelMel3.1 paternal haplotype, whole genome shotgun sequence genomic window:
- the LOC123934593 gene encoding 60S ribosomal protein L23a-like, whose amino-acid sequence MALEVKKEALVPPKAEAKAKALKAKKVVLKGLHSQGKTADPHITYIPIARDAASPKAAQIFLKANKHQIKPVVKFCDIDVAKVNIINRPDKEKACIQLTPGQNALDIVNKIGII is encoded by the exons ATGGCACTGGAGGTGAAGAAGGAAGCCCTGGTCCCTCCCAAAGctgaagccaaagcaaaggctttgaaggccaagaaagtGGTGCTAAAAGGCCTCCACAGTCAGGGAAAAACAGCAGATCCGCACATCACCTACATTCCCATAGCCCGAGATGCTGCCTCTCCAAAGGCAGCCCAAATATTCTTGAAA gccaacaagcaccagatcaaacCGGTTGTGAAGTTCTGTGACATTGATGTGGCCAAGGTCAACATCATAAACAGGCCTGACAAAGAGAAGGCATGCATTCAACTGACACCTGGCCAGAATGCTTTGGATATTGTCAACAAAATTGGAATCATCTAA